In the Shewanella sp. OMA3-2 genome, one interval contains:
- a CDS encoding outer membrane protein transport protein: MKRTIITLAISAIVFGTTSQAQAAGFQLAEYSSTGLGRAFAGEAAMADNASAQSRNPAMLTYLNGRQLSAGGIYVMPNIDVTGDIAITSPLLGAQIMHVPASAHDVAGNAFVPNFYYSNQLNEQWTWGLTVNSNYGLATEIDTTHAAAIFGNETAITTVEFNPNVAYRINEQFSVGGGLRVVYGEGSISATTPAWVGAIKSNPALPAAVAARLPDTGMTLKAMEGDDIALGWKLGASWQINSDHRLGLAYHSGVELELDGHASGLLYDGGQDLSIDGYLPIELPAFAELASYNQLTEKFAMHASINWTQWSVFDQLVAYFPGEQKPVSGVESDLVKDENFKDNWRYALGGTYQLNNDWLVRAGLALDKTAVEDQYRTTTIPDSDRLWFSMGAGYQASKNLTVDFAVTYIRMYGDAPINEQQNLAGLALVNFDGEASGDVWLAGVQLSYKM, translated from the coding sequence ATGAAAAGAACAATAATCACTTTGGCAATATCAGCCATTGTCTTTGGCACCACTTCACAAGCTCAAGCGGCAGGTTTTCAGTTAGCAGAATACTCATCAACGGGCTTAGGTCGTGCATTTGCCGGTGAAGCGGCAATGGCCGATAACGCGTCTGCTCAATCACGTAATCCTGCAATGTTAACTTATTTGAATGGACGTCAGCTGTCAGCGGGTGGCATTTATGTCATGCCTAATATTGACGTGACGGGTGATATTGCGATTACTTCACCTCTATTGGGCGCTCAAATTATGCATGTGCCAGCCAGTGCGCACGACGTAGCGGGTAACGCATTTGTGCCTAACTTTTATTATTCTAACCAGCTAAATGAGCAATGGACTTGGGGATTAACAGTAAACTCAAACTATGGTCTAGCAACTGAAATAGATACCACGCATGCAGCGGCAATTTTTGGTAATGAAACAGCGATTACCACTGTAGAATTTAATCCTAATGTTGCTTACAGAATTAATGAGCAATTTTCAGTTGGTGGTGGTCTGCGTGTGGTTTATGGCGAAGGTAGTATCAGTGCGACGACTCCTGCCTGGGTTGGAGCAATTAAATCTAATCCAGCATTGCCCGCAGCGGTAGCTGCACGTTTACCCGATACCGGTATGACGTTAAAAGCAATGGAAGGTGATGATATTGCTTTGGGTTGGAAATTGGGCGCAAGCTGGCAAATTAACTCTGATCACCGGTTAGGTTTGGCTTATCATAGTGGTGTTGAACTTGAGTTAGATGGCCATGCATCTGGCTTGCTTTATGATGGTGGTCAAGATTTATCAATTGATGGTTATCTTCCAATTGAGCTGCCTGCATTTGCAGAATTAGCTTCTTATAATCAGCTTACTGAAAAATTTGCCATGCATGCCAGTATCAATTGGACTCAATGGAGTGTATTTGATCAATTAGTGGCATACTTCCCTGGCGAGCAAAAACCAGTTAGTGGCGTTGAATCTGACTTAGTTAAAGACGAGAACTTCAAGGATAACTGGCGTTATGCCCTTGGAGGTACTTATCAGCTTAATAATGATTGGTTGGTTCGTGCAGGCTTAGCATTAGATAAAACGGCTGTTGAAGATCAATATCGTACGACAACTATTCCAGATTCTGACCGTTTATGGTTTAGTATGGGGGCAGGTTATCAAGCCAGTAAAAACCTTACCGTTGATTTTGCGGTAACCTATATTCGTATGTATGGTGATGCGCCGATTAATGAACAGCAAAATCTAGCAGGATTGGCTTTAGTGAACTTTGATGGCGAGGCAAGTGGTGATGTTTGGCTTGCGGGAGTTCAGTTAAGCTACAAAATGTAA
- a CDS encoding nuclear transport factor 2 family protein, with protein sequence MIKFIIIAIALIASFSIQANDKSQLVSQFVEAFNLRDPELMGKMVTKEALWFDVTRAGINNQTTTRDELVKSMKEYFLDANRAHSRVIKSIDSGDFVSTVEQVTWQKEGKWVSRCSIGVYLFEQQRIAAVWYYKAHECDAHQ encoded by the coding sequence ATGATTAAATTTATAATAATCGCCATAGCCTTGATAGCGAGCTTTTCTATTCAAGCTAATGATAAAAGCCAGCTGGTGAGCCAATTTGTTGAGGCATTTAATTTACGTGACCCAGAGTTGATGGGCAAAATGGTGACTAAAGAGGCGTTGTGGTTTGATGTGACACGTGCAGGAATTAATAATCAAACAACCACAAGAGACGAGTTAGTTAAATCAATGAAAGAGTATTTTTTAGATGCTAATCGAGCGCATTCTCGAGTGATTAAATCGATTGACTCCGGTGACTTTGTCAGCACGGTTGAGCAAGTGACTTGGCAAAAAGAGGGTAAGTGGGTGTCGAGATGCAGTATCGGCGTATACTTATTTGAGCAACAAAGAATTGCAGCGGTTTGGTATTACAAGGCACATGAATGTGATGCTCATCAGTAA
- the glpK gene encoding glycerol kinase GlpK — protein MEAKKYIIALDQGTTSSRAIVFDHQADIVAISQREFSQHYPQAGWVEHDPMEIWSSQSSSLVEVLTRAGISRHEVAAIGITNQRETTIIWNKHTGKPIYNAIVWQCRRSQSICQQLKAQGAESRIRQKTGLVLDPYFSASKIKWILDNVEGARAQAEAGDLLFGTVDTWLVWKLTQGEVHVTEPTNASRTMLYNIHTQQWDDELLNLFQIPRSLLPAVKSSCEVYGHTELAGGQGIPIAGMAGDQQSALFGQLCLAPGMVKNTYGTGCFLLMNTGDKAVESSHGLLTTVAIGDKGQACFALEGSVFMGGAVIQWLRDELGLIQDACDTQYYADKVSDTNGVYVVPAFVGLGAPYWDADARGAIVGLTRGVNRSHIIRAALESIAYQSRDLLDAMSKDSGVPLTQIRVDGGAVANDFLMQFQADITDVSVLRPKVVETTAMGAAFLAGLAVGVWQSTQELQSMLATDRIFSAQMDKATRETLYQGWINAVKQVSTQEP, from the coding sequence ATGGAAGCCAAAAAATACATTATTGCGTTAGATCAGGGAACCACCAGTTCTAGAGCGATTGTGTTTGATCATCAAGCAGACATTGTGGCAATTTCACAACGAGAATTTAGTCAGCACTATCCACAGGCTGGTTGGGTGGAACATGATCCGATGGAGATTTGGTCGTCACAAAGTTCTTCATTAGTGGAAGTGTTAACGCGTGCTGGTATTAGTCGTCATGAGGTTGCCGCTATAGGCATTACCAATCAACGTGAAACGACGATTATATGGAATAAGCACACCGGAAAACCGATTTATAATGCGATTGTATGGCAGTGTCGACGCAGCCAAAGCATTTGCCAGCAATTAAAGGCACAAGGCGCAGAAAGTCGTATTCGGCAAAAAACTGGTTTGGTATTAGACCCTTACTTTTCAGCTTCAAAAATTAAGTGGATTTTAGATAATGTTGAAGGAGCGCGGGCGCAAGCTGAAGCTGGTGATTTGCTATTTGGTACTGTTGATACCTGGCTGGTCTGGAAATTAACCCAAGGCGAAGTTCATGTCACTGAACCGACTAATGCCTCTAGAACCATGCTTTATAATATTCATACTCAGCAATGGGATGACGAGTTATTAAACCTATTTCAAATACCGCGCAGTTTATTGCCCGCAGTAAAATCCTCCTGTGAAGTATACGGTCATACTGAATTAGCCGGTGGTCAGGGTATTCCTATAGCAGGGATGGCTGGCGATCAACAGTCAGCTTTATTTGGTCAACTTTGCTTAGCGCCGGGCATGGTTAAAAATACCTATGGCACCGGCTGCTTTTTATTGATGAACACAGGTGATAAAGCGGTTGAATCCAGCCATGGGTTATTAACCACAGTGGCTATTGGCGATAAAGGCCAAGCCTGTTTTGCACTAGAAGGATCAGTTTTTATGGGCGGGGCGGTTATTCAATGGCTACGTGATGAGCTAGGGCTAATTCAGGATGCCTGCGATACCCAATATTATGCCGATAAAGTGAGTGATACCAATGGTGTTTATGTGGTACCAGCATTTGTGGGTTTAGGTGCTCCTTACTGGGATGCCGATGCTCGAGGAGCTATTGTCGGATTAACTCGCGGTGTCAATCGGAGTCATATTATTCGCGCTGCATTAGAGTCAATTGCTTATCAGTCGCGTGATTTACTTGATGCCATGAGTAAAGATTCTGGCGTGCCACTCACCCAAATTCGTGTTGATGGCGGTGCAGTCGCTAATGATTTCTTAATGCAATTTCAAGCAGATATAACCGATGTGAGCGTATTAAGACCTAAGGTAGTTGAAACCACTGCTATGGGAGCGGCATTTTTAGCAGGACTTGCTGTAGGGGTGTGGCAGTCGACGCAAGAATTGCAGTCAATGCTGGCAACTGATCGCATTTTCAGTGCCCAAATGGATAAGGCTACCCGTGAAACCTTATATCAAGGTTGGATTAATGCGGTGAAGCAGGTGAGCACACAAGAGCCTTAA
- the mraZ gene encoding division/cell wall cluster transcriptional repressor MraZ, whose product MFRGASAINMDAKGRIAMPARFRDALRNGHDGMLVLTVDINSPCLLIYPLHEWELMETKLLLLSDIDPTERSLKRKLLGYAQECELDSHGRIVVPPILRSFANLDKKTMLVGLLNKFELWEEGAWQLQMEQNHELISNQNLASHPRLSQFTL is encoded by the coding sequence GTGTTTCGAGGTGCAAGTGCAATCAATATGGACGCAAAAGGACGGATCGCTATGCCAGCGAGATTCCGCGATGCGTTACGTAATGGGCACGATGGCATGCTTGTATTGACCGTTGATATTAACTCCCCTTGCTTGTTGATTTATCCGTTGCATGAGTGGGAACTCATGGAAACCAAATTGTTGCTACTTTCTGATATTGACCCCACAGAGCGCTCGTTGAAACGCAAATTATTGGGATACGCCCAAGAATGTGAACTAGACAGCCATGGCCGCATTGTTGTGCCGCCGATACTCAGAAGCTTTGCTAATTTGGATAAAAAAACCATGTTAGTCGGCTTATTAAATAAATTTGAATTATGGGAAGAAGGAGCTTGGCAGCTGCAAATGGAGCAAAACCATGAGCTGATCAGCAACCAGAATTTGGCCAGCCATCCAAGGTTGAGCCAATTTACCCTGTAA
- the rsmH gene encoding 16S rRNA (cytosine(1402)-N(4))-methyltransferase RsmH: MSQEFAHLSVLLKETVEGLNIDPNGIYIDGTFGRGGHSRHVLSHLGPNGRLIAIDRDPQAIEAAKQFADDPRFQIVHGGFGQMADYIEDLGLVGKINGVLLDLGVSSPQLDDADRGFSFLRDGPLDMRMDNSQGETAAQWIARAEIEDMAWVFKTYGEEKNARHIARCIAADRDEKPFLRTKDLAELIARITKNKERNKHPATRVFQAIRIYINSELEQIDQALEGSLKVLAPEGRLSVISFHSLEDRMVKRFIRRHSQGESVPYGLPITEDEINKSRKLKPMSKALKPSDEEIEQNPRSRSSVLRVAERLPY; this comes from the coding sequence ATGAGTCAAGAGTTTGCTCACTTAAGTGTGTTATTAAAAGAGACTGTAGAGGGTCTGAATATTGATCCTAATGGCATCTATATCGATGGCACATTTGGACGTGGCGGACACTCAAGACATGTACTGAGTCATTTGGGGCCTAATGGCCGTTTAATCGCCATTGACCGAGACCCGCAAGCAATTGAAGCCGCAAAACAGTTTGCTGACGACCCACGTTTTCAAATTGTACACGGTGGATTTGGCCAGATGGCCGACTACATTGAAGACTTAGGGCTAGTTGGCAAGATTAATGGCGTATTACTGGATTTAGGCGTGTCATCGCCACAGCTTGATGATGCAGACCGTGGTTTCAGTTTTTTACGTGATGGTCCATTAGATATGCGCATGGACAATAGCCAGGGCGAAACGGCTGCACAATGGATTGCCCGTGCTGAAATTGAAGATATGGCGTGGGTATTTAAAACCTATGGTGAAGAAAAGAATGCTCGCCATATTGCGCGCTGTATTGCGGCCGACAGGGACGAAAAACCCTTTTTACGAACTAAAGACTTAGCTGAATTGATTGCGCGTATCACTAAAAATAAAGAACGCAACAAGCATCCCGCAACTCGGGTGTTTCAAGCAATTCGTATTTATATTAACAGCGAGTTAGAACAAATTGACCAAGCATTGGAAGGGTCTTTAAAAGTGTTAGCGCCTGAAGGACGTTTATCTGTCATTAGCTTTCATTCATTAGAAGATCGCATGGTGAAACGCTTTATTCGTCGTCACAGCCAAGGTGAAAGTGTGCCATATGGTTTACCTATCACGGAAGATGAAATAAATAAGTCGCGCAAGCTGAAGCCAATGAGTAAAGCATTAAAACCATCGGATGAAGAGATTGAACAAAACCCTCGCTCACGCAGTTCAGTACTACGTGTTGCTGAGCGTTTACCGTACTAA
- the ftsL gene encoding cell division protein FtsL gives MSQPPLNLPRIVLQDIWHHKWVVLATLIVMINAVAVVYTSHVSRKLTSQWDELLQEQDRLDIEWRNLLLEEQSQSEHSRVTRIATKDLNMSRPLPKEEVVIRAQ, from the coding sequence TTGAGCCAGCCTCCACTTAATCTTCCCCGTATCGTGTTACAGGATATATGGCACCATAAATGGGTGGTGCTGGCGACACTTATCGTGATGATAAATGCGGTAGCCGTGGTATATACCAGCCATGTGAGTCGCAAGTTGACATCACAATGGGATGAGTTATTACAAGAGCAAGACCGTCTTGATATTGAGTGGCGAAATTTATTGTTAGAAGAGCAGTCGCAGTCGGAACACAGCCGTGTAACCCGTATTGCAACAAAAGACTTAAACATGTCTAGACCACTTCCTAAAGAGGAAGTGGTTATACGGGCGCAGTGA
- a CDS encoding penicillin-binding transpeptidase domain-containing protein, which yields MSRQAKRKQNPELIPWRLYVVVGFVMLLFVSLIARAAYIQIIEPDKLRHESDMRTLRTTSNQVQRGLITDRHGDMLAVSVPVRAVWADPKHAHDQKAFVDMRRWQALADVLQEPVDKLVQKVKRDPTKRFVYLKRQVTPAVADYIEQLKIGGIYLKSESRRYYPAGEIAAQLIGITNIDDVGIEGIENTYNTWLTGTPSKQKVRKSRDGSVVERLDMVQEGENSNDIVLSIDQRIQQLAYRELKRATETYQATSGSVVVIDVLTGEVLAMVNTPSYNPNARDNLQAHRMRNRALTDTFEPGSTVKPFVVAAALEAGTIKTNDLIPTSPGWMRIGGRQVRDSNNYGDMSLAKILVKSSNVGISKLALSMPVQQLLGTYQSMGLGNYSGINLTGESAGLIHDRRRWSDFERATLSFGYGFTATPLQLARMYATLGSGGVLFPVSILKLKEPPKGQQVLSEQVAKDVMQMLVGVTETGGTATKAHIDGYPIAGKTGTSRKAVAGGYGDDYVAIFAGVAPVHTPRLAISVVINEPKGDKYYGGDVAGPAFAKIMSGALQMLNVEPISEREAIKLAAAPRSAG from the coding sequence ATGTCCAGACAAGCAAAGCGTAAACAAAATCCTGAACTTATTCCATGGCGTCTATACGTTGTGGTGGGGTTTGTCATGCTGCTATTTGTCAGTTTGATTGCTCGCGCAGCTTATATCCAAATCATTGAGCCGGATAAACTGCGTCACGAAAGTGATATGCGTACGCTACGAACGACCAGTAACCAGGTACAACGAGGCCTAATTACCGACCGACATGGCGATATGCTTGCGGTCAGCGTACCTGTTCGTGCTGTGTGGGCCGATCCTAAACATGCACACGATCAAAAAGCCTTTGTTGATATGCGTCGTTGGCAGGCATTAGCCGATGTACTGCAAGAGCCTGTTGATAAACTGGTACAAAAAGTTAAACGTGATCCCACCAAGCGATTTGTCTATTTAAAACGCCAAGTAACCCCAGCTGTTGCAGACTATATTGAGCAATTAAAGATTGGCGGTATTTACCTTAAATCTGAATCACGTCGTTATTATCCTGCTGGCGAAATAGCTGCCCAGCTAATTGGTATTACTAATATTGATGATGTTGGCATTGAAGGTATTGAAAATACTTACAATACTTGGTTAACAGGGACACCTTCAAAACAAAAAGTGCGTAAATCTCGTGACGGTAGCGTGGTTGAGCGTCTTGATATGGTGCAAGAGGGTGAAAACTCTAATGATATCGTCTTGAGTATTGACCAACGTATACAACAATTGGCTTATCGAGAATTAAAGCGGGCTACAGAAACCTATCAAGCGACTTCAGGTTCGGTGGTGGTGATTGATGTGCTTACTGGTGAAGTGTTAGCCATGGTCAATACTCCATCATATAACCCAAATGCTCGAGATAACTTGCAGGCGCACAGAATGCGTAATCGTGCGCTAACCGATACTTTTGAGCCAGGCTCTACCGTGAAACCTTTTGTGGTGGCTGCGGCTTTAGAGGCAGGAACAATCAAAACAAATGATCTGATCCCGACCTCACCAGGTTGGATGCGGATCGGTGGCCGTCAGGTACGTGATTCAAATAATTATGGCGATATGTCGCTGGCAAAAATACTGGTTAAATCATCCAACGTAGGTATCAGTAAGTTAGCTTTATCTATGCCGGTTCAACAACTGCTGGGTACTTATCAATCTATGGGGCTGGGTAACTATTCCGGTATTAATTTAACCGGTGAAAGTGCTGGCTTAATTCATGATCGCCGCCGTTGGTCTGATTTTGAGCGTGCCACGTTATCTTTTGGTTATGGCTTTACCGCCACACCACTACAACTTGCTCGCATGTACGCCACCCTAGGCAGCGGTGGAGTATTGTTTCCGGTCTCTATTTTAAAGTTAAAAGAGCCACCTAAAGGCCAGCAAGTATTATCAGAACAAGTGGCTAAAGATGTGATGCAAATGTTGGTAGGCGTGACGGAAACCGGCGGCACAGCGACTAAAGCGCATATTGATGGTTATCCTATCGCGGGTAAAACCGGCACCAGCCGTAAAGCGGTAGCTGGAGGGTATGGTGACGATTATGTTGCCATTTTTGCCGGTGTCGCGCCTGTGCATACTCCTAGGTTGGCTATATCTGTGGTTATTAATGAGCCCAAAGGGGATAAGTATTATGGCGGAGATGTCGCCGGCCCCGCCTTTGCCAAGATAATGTCAGGGGCTTTGCAAATGCTCAATGTTGAACCCATTTCCGAGCGTGAAGCAATAAAGCTTGCGGCTGCGCCAAGGAGCGCGGGATGA
- the murE gene encoding UDP-N-acetylmuramoyl-L-alanyl-D-glutamate--2,6-diaminopimelate ligase: protein MMLLKDLLAPWFHYARAESFYGLTLDSRQIDAGKVFVALPGYKVDGRKYINAAIENGAIAVLAHTDDSAQHEQVELINSVPVIYFCQLTRQISAVAAQYYTVSNKLKVIGITGTNGKTSVSQIIAQLVTLLGKKAAVMGTLGNGLWGDLADSGNTTADAITVMQQLADFERQGANVCAMEVSSHGLVQGRIEAVPFNTAIFTNLSRDHLDYHGDMDAYSAAKKRLFQFASLSNGLINLDDPVGQQWLSELQQKALTPTDLFNRNASKLQLHSFSLTNIKADFYCQDTVFDDQGVSATLVYPSTNGDDKRNATLISPLLGHFNLSNVLAAISALSLQGIEIGEILNVLPHIKPVAGRMERFAGQNKATLVVDYAHTPDAIEQALKALRVHCAGQLWCVFGCGGDRDKGKRPLMAKAAEQFADRVMVTSDNTRSENPQDIIDDVFAGLTAPQNALSEVDRISAIKWVVAQAKPNDIILLAGKGHETYQEVAGKRVDYDERALAAMLMETSV, encoded by the coding sequence ATGATGTTACTTAAAGATTTACTCGCGCCCTGGTTTCATTATGCCAGGGCTGAATCGTTTTATGGCTTAACGTTAGACAGTCGGCAGATAGATGCGGGTAAAGTGTTTGTTGCCCTGCCAGGGTATAAAGTAGATGGTCGAAAATACATTAACGCCGCGATTGAAAACGGTGCAATAGCGGTACTTGCGCACACTGACGATTCCGCTCAGCATGAACAAGTCGAGTTGATTAATAGCGTTCCTGTTATTTATTTCTGCCAACTTACCAGACAGATTTCTGCTGTGGCGGCTCAATACTATACCGTTTCCAACAAGCTTAAAGTGATAGGCATTACTGGCACGAATGGTAAAACCTCAGTCAGTCAAATCATTGCTCAACTAGTCACTTTATTAGGTAAAAAGGCCGCTGTGATGGGCACATTAGGCAATGGCTTATGGGGTGATCTTGCTGACAGTGGCAATACTACTGCTGATGCGATTACCGTGATGCAGCAATTAGCTGATTTTGAACGGCAAGGTGCGAATGTATGCGCCATGGAAGTCTCAAGCCATGGTTTAGTGCAAGGGCGGATTGAAGCCGTGCCATTTAACACTGCCATTTTTACCAATTTAAGTCGAGATCATCTTGATTATCATGGTGATATGGACGCCTATTCCGCTGCTAAAAAACGCTTATTTCAATTTGCATCATTATCTAATGGTCTGATTAACTTAGACGATCCTGTTGGTCAACAATGGTTAAGTGAATTACAACAGAAAGCATTAACCCCTACTGATTTGTTCAACCGCAACGCCAGCAAACTGCAGTTACACTCCTTTAGTTTAACGAATATCAAAGCTGATTTTTACTGCCAAGACACGGTATTTGATGACCAAGGTGTTAGCGCAACATTGGTTTATCCTTCAACCAATGGCGACGATAAACGGAATGCAACATTAATATCACCGCTACTTGGGCATTTTAATCTGTCTAATGTATTAGCCGCTATTTCTGCTTTATCGTTACAAGGTATTGAAATAGGCGAGATACTTAACGTATTACCGCATATTAAACCGGTAGCGGGGCGCATGGAACGTTTTGCTGGTCAGAATAAAGCCACATTAGTGGTCGATTACGCCCACACTCCTGATGCTATAGAGCAGGCATTAAAAGCGCTGCGAGTGCATTGTGCTGGCCAACTATGGTGTGTTTTTGGTTGTGGTGGCGACCGCGATAAAGGTAAACGTCCTCTAATGGCCAAGGCCGCAGAGCAATTCGCTGATCGCGTTATGGTGACCAGTGATAATACCCGCAGTGAAAACCCACAAGATATTATTGATGATGTATTTGCGGGCTTAACAGCACCGCAAAATGCATTATCTGAGGTTGACCGTATTAGTGCGATTAAGTGGGTTGTGGCGCAGGCTAAACCGAACGATATTATCCTGCTGGCTGGAAAAGGCCATGAGACTTATCAAGAAGTGGCTGGCAAACGAGTCGATTATGATGAGCGTGCACTTGCCGCGATGTTAATGGAGACGTCAGTATGA
- a CDS encoding UDP-N-acetylmuramoyl-tripeptide--D-alanyl-D-alanine ligase — protein sequence MISLSLQQLATALNGQLVGEDTTIKAVSTDSRKCDHDSLFIALKGERFDAHEFAAKAVDNGAKALLVERKLPLNVPQVVVGNTHTALGLLGQLVRQQVAPIAVALTGSNGKTSVKEMVATILSQQFQVLFTAGNFNNDIGVPLTLLRLSAGDQYGVFELGANHQGEINYTSSLVKPQVALVNNIGSAHLEGFGSVEGIAQAKSEIFNHLVPDGTAVINADDEFAEFMATKAAAFKQLRFSRESDVIADVRATSLVANAQGCYYFSLEYASQTVEVQLPLTGIHQVSNALASASICLALGLDLSMVASGLSLLQPVKGRMMPKALGRFLVVDDSYNANPSSVSAAINWLQQRQHYRCLVLGDLGELGDNAAPLHEQLGQQAKMANIDALYCCGSLSAHASRAFGSQHFQDVNELAQMLIAQLNQLPGEATILVKGSRSAAMERVVDLLVDAFGRGELV from the coding sequence ATGATCTCACTTTCATTACAGCAACTGGCCACAGCGTTAAATGGTCAACTAGTGGGAGAAGATACCACGATCAAGGCTGTCAGTACTGACAGTCGAAAATGTGATCATGACAGTCTATTTATCGCCTTAAAAGGTGAGCGTTTTGACGCCCATGAGTTTGCTGCTAAGGCGGTAGATAATGGCGCCAAAGCATTATTGGTTGAACGTAAGTTACCGCTTAATGTGCCTCAAGTTGTGGTTGGTAATACTCATACAGCTTTGGGGCTGCTAGGTCAATTAGTGCGCCAGCAAGTGGCACCTATAGCTGTGGCGTTAACCGGCTCAAACGGTAAAACCAGTGTTAAAGAAATGGTGGCAACCATTTTATCTCAGCAATTTCAGGTGTTGTTCACCGCAGGTAATTTTAATAACGATATTGGTGTGCCACTGACTCTGCTGCGATTATCAGCAGGTGATCAATATGGTGTATTTGAATTAGGTGCAAACCATCAGGGTGAGATTAACTACACCAGTAGCTTAGTTAAGCCGCAAGTGGCTTTGGTCAACAATATTGGCAGTGCGCATCTTGAGGGGTTTGGTTCAGTTGAAGGCATTGCACAGGCTAAATCTGAAATATTTAACCATTTAGTTCCAGACGGCACCGCAGTGATTAATGCTGATGATGAGTTTGCTGAGTTTATGGCAACCAAAGCAGCCGCGTTTAAACAACTGCGCTTTTCACGTGAGTCAGATGTTATTGCTGATGTGCGAGCGACCAGCTTAGTTGCCAATGCCCAAGGTTGTTATTACTTTTCACTCGAATATGCCTCGCAAACAGTTGAAGTGCAATTGCCATTGACGGGTATCCATCAAGTGAGCAATGCGTTGGCTTCAGCATCTATATGTCTAGCCCTAGGGCTAGATTTATCTATGGTGGCCTCTGGGCTAAGTTTATTGCAACCAGTGAAAGGGCGCATGATGCCTAAAGCACTAGGGCGCTTTCTGGTGGTTGATGACAGCTACAATGCTAACCCTAGTTCAGTGAGTGCTGCGATTAATTGGTTGCAACAACGTCAACATTATCGTTGTTTAGTGCTGGGAGATTTAGGCGAATTAGGCGACAATGCCGCCCCTTTGCACGAACAGCTCGGTCAACAGGCTAAAATGGCCAATATTGACGCGCTATATTGTTGTGGCAGTTTATCTGCACACGCGAGTCGTGCTTTTGGTAGTCAACATTTTCAAGATGTAAATGAATTAGCTCAGATGTTAATAGCACAATTAAATCAGTTGCCAGGTGAGGCGACAATATTAGTCAAAGGTTCTCGAAGCGCAGCGATGGAACGTGTGGTCGATTTATTAGTAGATGCCTTCGGGCGCGGGGAGTTAGTGTAG